GCCACCAGAATAGAGAACTTGGCCGCCGTCTGGTAGTCTGGGTTGTCAAAGGAAAGCAGGGCCACAAAAATGGACATGGTAAACCCAATGCCCGCCAAAAAGCTCAGGGAGAGAATCTGGGTCCAGGTAACGCCTTCGGGCAGGTCACTGATGCCCAGTTTCACCGCGGCCCAGGAGAAGGCCATGATGCCCACGGGCTTGCCCACAAACAAACCCAGGATAATGCCCAAGCCCAACCCGCTGTACAGCCCGTCTACCATGCCCAGTTCCAGGGCAATGTTGGTGTTGGCCAAAGCAAAAACAGGCATGATGAGAAAGTTGACGGGCTTGGTGAGCGCGTGCTCCAGCTTTTCCAGAGGAGATTCGTCAGCGCCGGGGGTGGTGGGCAGCGTGAAGGCGGTGAGCACCCCGGCAATGGTGGCATGCACCCCAGAATGATGAATGCAGTACCACATGAATACGCCCGGCACCAGGTAGAAAATCAGGCTCTTGACCCCCAGCTTGTTAAAGGCAATCAACATGGCAAAGATGCCTGCCGCATACAGCAGGTAGTTCAGGTGCATTTCTTTGGAGTAAAACAGCGCAATGACCAGAATAGCGCCCAGGTCATCTACAATGGCCAGCGCCGTCAGGAAAACCTTTAGCGTGACGGGCACCCGGCTGCCCAGCAAAGAAAGAATGCCAATGGCAAAGGCAATGTCGGTGGCCATGGGAATACCCCAGCCGCTGGCCAGCTCGGTGCCCTGGTTGACGAGCCCGTAAATAGCCGCCGGCACCAGCATGCCCCCAATGGCGGCAAACACAGGGAAGGAAGCCTTTTTCAACGATGACAACTCACCCTCTTTCAACTCACGCTTGATCTCCAGGCCCACCAGCAAGAAGAAGACGGCCATGAGCCCGTCATTGATCCAGAGCAGGACAGAATACCGCAGACGCACGCCCTCAGACGCGTAGCCCACCTCATGCGCCAGCAATCTCTCCAGGTCATCGCCCAGCGGCGAATTGGCCACCAAAAGCGAAATGAAAAGACAGAGCATGAGCAGAATGCCGCCGGCAGAAGCTGAACTGAAAAAGGCTTTGAAGGTTCTAACGTTGATATGAAACATAGGCAGGAGTAAGAGGTAGGCAGATATTTTAACGGCTTTTCACTTAAGGAAGATGCACGCCCTGTAAACCTACAAAATTTATAAGAAAGGCAGGGCCAGGGAGAGAGCCGCCGCCGGTGGTCGTTTTTGGCGGGTTTTCCAGGAAAGAGACCAAAAACGAGCATGGGTAGAAATTGGCTTTTCCCGAGGATAGGGAAGGCTGTATGTTGCCAGAAGAGAGGTAAGGCGCTAATAAATAGCCTTTTGACAATTTATATTCTCCGTATAAATACTGCTTTTAGAGCAACCCCTGCCCGGGAAATACGTTTTACTTGGAATCTATAAAAATTTGGAGTTTCCCCCTATGAGAGAAGAAGATGTTGTGCTAAAAGCCATTCATAGACTAGTGAAGGGAGACCCTTCGCCGGTTCATTTACCTTTATCCCCAGACGCGGTAAGTGCCTTGTCTGGTGTGCCCGTGGAGCGTGTGGTTGCGTGTTGCAAGGTGTTGGAGTGCCACGGGTACTTAACCAGCTGCCGTGTCAACAGAAACGTGAGTTATTACATTACCAACGCCGGCATTTCTGAGGTGAAGGGCGGCAAATTGAAACTTGGCATCTTTCACCGCGTGCCCGCCTCTTACCAGGAACTGAGATAAACCACCCTCCTTGCCCAATCTAAAACTATGAGCCAAAGCCCCTCCTTCTCCAGGACGGGGTTTTCTGTTTTTGGGCTGTTTCCTGAGAAACTGCCCAAAAACGACTTCTGCTATTCTATGATGATGTTGTCTACGTTTACCTGCGGCGCCTGCCCGTCTTTCATGTAGGCCCAGAACATGCCTTTGGTGCTGTACGTGATGCCTATGCTACCTTGGGCATCTACCGCAATGACGCCGCCCTGTCCGCCAGCCAAACCCACTTTCTCATGAATCACGTGCTGCACGGCTTCTTCTACGGTAAGGCCCTTGTACTCCATGAGCGCGGCAATGTCATGGGCCACGGTGTGCCGGATGAAGAACTCGCCGTGCCCGGTCCCCGAAACAGCGCACACGTGGTTGGCGTACGTGCCGGCCCCAATGATAGGTGAGTCGCCCACCCGTCCATAGCGTTTGTTGAGCATGCCGCCCGTAGAGGTGCCCGCCGCCAATCTACCGGCCTGGTCAACCGCTACGGCACCCACCGTCCCTAGTTTAGTTTCTGCCGATGCCAGGCCCTGGGATTCGGCTAGTTTTACCGCTTTAATTTGCGCGCGCCGTTCCTCCAGTTCAAAGTAAGATGGGTCTACCAGGTCTAAGCCACGGGCGGCGGCAAACGTCTCTGCGCCGGTACCCACCATCATGACGTGCTCAGAATGTTCCATTACCTGGCGCGCGGCCAGAATGGGGTTCTTGATGGTGCGCACCCCAGCCACCGCGCCCGCCTTGAACGCAGCGCCGTCCATGATGGAAGCGTCTAGTTCCACGCGTTCTTCATTGGAGAAAACCGCGCCCCTGGCCGAATTGAACAGAGGAGAATCTTCCAGTAGAAGGATGCTGGCCTGAATGGCGTCTAGGCTGCTCTTGCCTGCCTGCAACACGGCATAACCTGCCTGCACCGCCTCCAGCAGTTTGCTTTCATAGGCCGCTCTTTTCTCTGGAGGCATGGGTGCATCATACACATTGCCGCAACCCCCATGGACAATTATAGCAGTGACAGCAGCAGAAGAAGCAATAGGTTTCTGGTTCATGGACCTAAGTTGGGTTACACGTTCGCCCTGCAAGATAAAGGTTTGCGCCAGACCAGTTGTCCCAGCTAAGGAAGGAATCCCGTTTTTGGCCTCTTTTCCGGGAAACAACCTAAAAACGAAACCACTCTGGTCCTTAAAAATGGTCTGCCCGGGCATCTAGGCAGTCAAGTGCGAAGAAAATAGTTGGTGAAGCGAAGTGAGGAGGCCGCGGGTTTAACTTCTATTTTAAATCATAGGGGGGCACTTCCCAGACCGGCAAAGCGGGTGTTCCCAACTTACTGCTCACAGGCTGCTTTATTAGAGTTGCTGATCTCGTCTATGCTTTACTTGTCGGCTGCACCATGGCTGCACAGGCACCAGGCCTTTTCCATTCGCTTTTACTGTTTACCTCTGCTTTATTGTCTTTCTAGGGCAGACTTGGTTCTGTAAGGAGGCTGCTTAGGGAAGGCATCAAAAAATACGTGGTATCTGCCACCGCATTTGTACGGACCGTTTTGGCAAGAAATGACCGTAATTACTCACCTGCGGCTCAAATTCAGTGTTTATCCAGACCATTTGCCGTGTTTATTTTCCATTTTCAACGGCCTTGAAAACGTATATCTAGCTATACCTCTATAGAGGACTACTTCTATAGCTGAAGCAGAGTGTGTGATGTATCATTTAGATCCCAATGGCCATGCAAAGAATTATTTCACAGACGGTAAACGACAAGAAGATCATTCTTTTGCAAGGAGACGTGGACACCTGTGACCAAAGACTGAGCCGACGCTTGCAAAGCGTTCAGCGGCAGGGCAAAGAGTGCCATGTGTGGATTGACTGTGGTTCTGTGGAATGCATCAGGCAGCTGGGGGTGTGCCATTTCATTAACCAGCTCCTGGTGCTTCGCAACACCAACCCGCATATAGTATTGGTGCAGCCAGACCCTGTTCTGCAACAAGCCTTGGCTGTGTGCAAGGTGGATGGTTTGTTTACTTGTATTCCCAGTCTGGAGCAGGCGTATTTGGGCGTTTAGCCTGCCTTGCATCTGGTGGGCTAGGGAGAGATTACATGATGATGGATTTAGAGAAGTTTACAGAGTTGGCTGCCGCCCTCTCGTATATACAAGAACTGGGGTTCACCCACACCTTCCGGTGCCACGGCCAGCAATTGGTCTCTCTGGAAACCCGGCAGGCGTTTTCACAAGACAGGTTCCTGCTGGTGGCCTGCCACCGTTTCAGGACGGGGGCGCACAAAGACCTGCGGGTGGTGCTGTATGCCGTAGAAGGCCCCGAAGGCGCAAAAGGCATTGTGCTGGATGACTGCCAGAGCTACGGAGACAACTGCCTGGGCAATTTTCTGGTGAAGCTCAAGATGTGCCAGCTCCCGCCGGCGCAAGACGCCAAGCCCCTTCCTCCAGAAAAAAGACTGCCTCCGTTCAGGCGCGCTTCCTAGCCTTTGAAAAAGCTTGATTAGAATTTCAGCGGCACCATTTCGGCCCACAGCTCATTAAAATGCTGCAGATAGGCCTGCACCACCTTTGGGTCTGAGGAGACCAGTACGTTCTCATGATTGTAGAGTGCGGCGCTTCTGGTCCAGTTGTAGCTGCCGGTGAGCACGTGCGTGTTATCCAGCACGGCAAACTTGTGGTGCATGTGGTTGGGCGTCTCGTCTACCCGAATGGTCAGCCCGGCCTGGGCCAGTTCCCGTATGTCTGATCCTTTGTCAAACAGCTTTTCATTGTCAGTGAGCAGCTCAATGTTTATTCCCCGCTGGAACGCCTGCAGAATGGCCCTGGTAATGCGGTCATCAGAAATGGTGAACACGCAAATCTTAAGCGAAGTCTTGGCTGCCAGAATGTTGGAAATGATGGCGTTCAGGCAGTCATCGCCGGGGCTGAAAAACACGCCGGTTTTCAATTTAGACGAAGTAGGGGAGAAGAAAGAGCTCAAAGACATGGCAACTGGAAAACGTGAAGGGTGAAGATACAGGTTCAGGCCTGAAATTCTAACAGCCCACGGCGTTTTTGGCCTCTTTCCCAGAAAACAGGCCAAAAACGGAGCTTCCTTTTGGTGCTTTACGCTAGTGACGTGCCTTTACCTAAAAGCCCCTGCACCAGACTCTCCAATCGGGCCAGTCGCTCTTCTATAGAGGACGGGGACTTGAGGTACGTGCTATACACGCCTTCAATGCGCCAAATTTCTCTCACGTCTTTTACGGGCACCGCCAGGTACTCATAATCTGGGTTGTCGGCTTTCATGGACAGCGCGCCTTCCTGGGTGAGGCCTTGGTAGCGGCGGGCCATGATCTGCGCGTCTGTGACTACTACATACAATTCATTGGGTTGCAGATCTTCGGGCTGAGCAGGTAGGGCGGCGCAATACAGCAAATCGCCTGGACGGAGCCCGTGCTGCTGGTACTGCATCTCAGAGCCCTGGTGCTCAAAGGCGCGGTGCAAGGTAGTACTGGCGTTGGGCAAGGCAATGAAGGGCAAGCTTTCCAAAAACTCGCGCTCCTGCCTTCTGGTAAGATACGCTGCCTGCAATGCTCCCATCACCAAAACCGCCTTCTGCGCGGAAGGCTCAGGCGTATCTGCTACTTTTTTGAGCAGCTGGCTCTGGTGTAGGTCCCGTTTAAAGATGTCAAAGCCGTATAAATCATTGACGGTGAGTTCTTTGGTGATGAGAAGGTCCAGGCTTACGCCGAAGTGCCGGGCAATCTGAATGAGCGTGTCAATCTTGGGTTCAGAGCGGCCTTCTTCATAGGCACCCACGCTAGGGCGCGCTAAATCAAATAGTTGCGCGAAACCGGCCTGGCTCAAATTCTTGACCGTCCTGATTTTCTTAATGTTCTTCCCGATGCACGACATAAAAAATATTTTAAAAATAAACCTGCTACAATTTTGAGCGTATCTATTTTTTGTAGTATAATTGCCTTCGAAATCAGGACAAGATAAGGACTATTTCTGTAAATGTGGCTACTATTATGAGCAATGCTAGGTAAAACAAGAATTTCGCTGTTTTAGCACTCATAAAAAGAAGTTCCGGTAGAATGTCAGGATTATGAGCAGAAGTTGAGATAAGGTAAACCAGCAAGGCCTTCCAAATCGGAAACAGGCCAGCGGATAGGGAGAAAGACTGAAAGTAAATAAAGAGAACTATGAACCAGAGAACCAACACTTACATGGCCACGCTTTTCATCACCTTTGTCCTGGTGAAACTAGTGAAGGCGGTTCTGGGATTTGAGTACCATATCTTGCAGGAAGGTATTTTCAACCTGAAGTTTCTGGCAGACCTGGCCATGTGGGGAGTAAGCTACTATCTGGTGGATTTCCTGAGGCAGCAAATGTTCCAACCAAAGGCTTCGCGTTAGAGAGCTAGAGCGCACTCGCATAAAGACATACTATGGAAAACAACTACTTCTTAAAAGTAAAAGACTATCTGTTGGAGCTGGGTTTTCAGATTAGGCTGGAAGACCCCCATGACAAGGTGTTTGTGGTTGACAAGGAAAGCCTGGGCATTACCAACCTGGTCATTGGTTGCGCAGACCCGCTGCTGATCATGGAGCAATACCTGCTGGAACTGCCCAAGGTCACCGTGGAGATTTGCCAGAGCCTGCTCCAGAAAAACCGCGACATCATTCACGGAGCCTTTGTGCTGGATGAGACGGGCCAGAAACTCATCTTCCGGGACACGCTGCAAATGGCCAAACTAGACCTGCATGAGATTGAGGCTTCCCTCAACTCCCTTGCGCTGCTGCTGAGCGAATACTCAGACCAACTCATTCAATTCTCAAAAAACTAAAGAAACACGCTATGAATATTCTTAAACGCATTTTCAAAATAGGGCAGGCCGAAGCCCACTCGGCGGTAGACCAGCTGGAAAACCCCATCAAATTGACGGAACAGGGCATCCGGGACATGAAAGAAGACCTGGACAAGAGCCTGAGAGCCCTAGCCGAGGTCAAAGCCATGGCCATCAGGTCCAGTAACGACGTGGAAAACTACAAAGCCAAAGCCCAGGACTATGAAAGCAAGGCCGTGCAACTGTTGCAGCGCGCCCACCGCGGCGAACTGAGCGCCACCGAGGCAGACCGCCTGGCCGGTGAGGCCCTGGTCAAGAAAGAGGAAAACACGGCTT
The nucleotide sequence above comes from Nibribacter ruber. Encoded proteins:
- the nhaA gene encoding Na+/H+ antiporter NhaA, coding for MFHINVRTFKAFFSSASAGGILLMLCLFISLLVANSPLGDDLERLLAHEVGYASEGVRLRYSVLLWINDGLMAVFFLLVGLEIKRELKEGELSSLKKASFPVFAAIGGMLVPAAIYGLVNQGTELASGWGIPMATDIAFAIGILSLLGSRVPVTLKVFLTALAIVDDLGAILVIALFYSKEMHLNYLLYAAGIFAMLIAFNKLGVKSLIFYLVPGVFMWYCIHHSGVHATIAGVLTAFTLPTTPGADESPLEKLEHALTKPVNFLIMPVFALANTNIALELGMVDGLYSGLGLGIILGLFVGKPVGIMAFSWAAVKLGISDLPEGVTWTQILSLSFLAGIGFTMSIFVALLSFDNPDYQTAAKFSILVASILAGLTGYLLLRRFASRQAEV
- a CDS encoding isoaspartyl peptidase/L-asparaginase family protein — protein: MNQKPIASSAAVTAIIVHGGCGNVYDAPMPPEKRAAYESKLLEAVQAGYAVLQAGKSSLDAIQASILLLEDSPLFNSARGAVFSNEERVELDASIMDGAAFKAGAVAGVRTIKNPILAARQVMEHSEHVMMVGTGAETFAAARGLDLVDPSYFELEERRAQIKAVKLAESQGLASAETKLGTVGAVAVDQAGRLAAGTSTGGMLNKRYGRVGDSPIIGAGTYANHVCAVSGTGHGEFFIRHTVAHDIAALMEYKGLTVEEAVQHVIHEKVGLAGGQGGVIAVDAQGSIGITYSTKGMFWAYMKDGQAPQVNVDNIIIE
- a CDS encoding STAS domain-containing protein produces the protein MQRIISQTVNDKKIILLQGDVDTCDQRLSRRLQSVQRQGKECHVWIDCGSVECIRQLGVCHFINQLLVLRNTNPHIVLVQPDPVLQQALAVCKVDGLFTCIPSLEQAYLGV
- a CDS encoding phospholipase D-like domain-containing protein; this encodes MSLSSFFSPTSSKLKTGVFFSPGDDCLNAIISNILAAKTSLKICVFTISDDRITRAILQAFQRGINIELLTDNEKLFDKGSDIRELAQAGLTIRVDETPNHMHHKFAVLDNTHVLTGSYNWTRSAALYNHENVLVSSDPKVVQAYLQHFNELWAEMVPLKF
- a CDS encoding XRE family transcriptional regulator — translated: MSCIGKNIKKIRTVKNLSQAGFAQLFDLARPSVGAYEEGRSEPKIDTLIQIARHFGVSLDLLITKELTVNDLYGFDIFKRDLHQSQLLKKVADTPEPSAQKAVLVMGALQAAYLTRRQEREFLESLPFIALPNASTTLHRAFEHQGSEMQYQQHGLRPGDLLYCAALPAQPEDLQPNELYVVVTDAQIMARRYQGLTQEGALSMKADNPDYEYLAVPVKDVREIWRIEGVYSTYLKSPSSIEERLARLESLVQGLLGKGTSLA
- a CDS encoding YbjN domain-containing protein; translation: MENNYFLKVKDYLLELGFQIRLEDPHDKVFVVDKESLGITNLVIGCADPLLIMEQYLLELPKVTVEICQSLLQKNRDIIHGAFVLDETGQKLIFRDTLQMAKLDLHEIEASLNSLALLLSEYSDQLIQFSKN